The genomic window ttgacagacagagatcacaagtaggcagagaggcagacagagagagaggaggaagcaggcttcctgctgagcagagagccggatgcggggctcaatcccaggaccctgagatcatgacctgagctaaaggcagaggctttaacccactgagccacccaggcacccctcacttatttttttaagaaaaagttttttcccgggtgcctgggtggctcagtgggttaaagcctctgcctttggctcaggtcatgatcccggggtcgtgggatcgagccccacatcgggctctcttctcagcagggagtatgttttcccctctctctctgcctgcctctctgcctacttctgatctctctctctctctgtcaaatatataaataaaatctaaacaaacaacaacaacaaaaatccaggCTCAAGAGCTGCAGAATAGAGAGAACGAACAACCACTTTTAGTAGGCAACAACTAATTGTTAGTACAAACAGACAAAAGCACTCATTAAAGTGGGGGAGAGGGTGTCTGGGCCTCCTGGACTATGtaagtttcttgttttttttgtttgtttttttttttttaaagagatcacaagtagacagagaggcaggcagagaaagagaggaagggaagcaggctccccaccgagcagagagcccgatgtgggactcgatccaggaccctgagatcatgacctgagccaaaggcagcggcttaacccactgagccatccaggcgcccctgtaagttTCTTTTTACATCTCTCCATCTCCTGATTAGCTACACTTCTGGAGTTTTGGCTGCCTTCACTCCCTTGATATACACTTCTCAAGACATTAACAGGCATCCATCAGGGATCACTGTGAAGTTCTCCTAGAGACAAAATAGTTCAGGGTTTAAGAGCTGggactctggggcgcctgggtggctcagtggattaaagccgctgccttcggctcaggtcatgatctcagtgtcctgggatcgagccccacatcgggccctctgctcagcagggagcctgcttccccctctgtctctgcctgcctctctgcctacttgtgatctctctctgtgtcaaataaaataaataaaatctttaaaaaaaaaaaaaaaagagctgggaCTCTGGAGTCCACCTGCCTAGGTCTGAACCTCAGCTTTGCCAGGAACCAGTTGTGCCTCATCAAGCaaattgcttaacttctctgtaactcatctgcaaaatggtgatAACACCTCGTGGAATTGttaatgaagattaaatgtgTTAGTGTAGTAGGAAAACACTCATAATAGTGCATGGTATGTAGCagtgatttacaaatattaaataaattgtgAAGAAAGTGACTTCCGTACACTTCCCTGAGCCCAAGTGTAGAGCCACATGATGCCACACTGCAGCAAAACACAAGCCAGGGAATGGAGCTGTTGGCAGTGGAATTTACTGTTGGGATATTACAGATTGATTACTGTATATTAAGTATATTGGATAGGCTAAGAAGACAGATTGCAATCTAGAAGGCCCTGATGGAATTTTCCTCCAGAACACTGCTAGGAAGGAGCTCTACCATCACAAGACAAACTTCCTGCCTCCTCACTGTGCAGGGTACATAGGGAGGTCTGAACAAAGTACTTTTACCAGGAGATAACAggatccatctttttttttttttttcagattttatttatttatttgacagacagggatcacaagtaggcagagagtcaggcaggggtgtggggggagggaagcaggctccccactgagcagagaccccaatgcagggctccatctcaggaccctgggatcatgacccgagccaaaggcagaggcttaacccactgatccacccaggcgcccctaggatcCATCTTTTATGTCTGTCAAAGGAAGAACTTGCCACACAGCCTCTTTCTACATCCCAGGACAGTGAAACACCCAGGGCCAGTGGGTAGCATATGACTGACATTGGGTGGAACCAAAAGGCTGGCCTCTGATTGGTGAGTTAGCCGCAGTCCTGGGCAGGAGGCCAAGTCACACTCGGGCTGGCATTGGTCCCACTCCTTAGATCCTTTTATCTTTGGCCTCTCACGTTTAAAACCAAAGTAATATTCATTGTCCACTCATACTTCATTTTTGTCTCCGTTCGGTCCAGGAagacttcttccttttcctgtcaAGCCAGCTCTGGTGGAACAGAAAAGTACAAAGCCTAGATACAGAGTAAATAGTTAATCTTGCCTTCCAGTGCACTTGCTCTTGGTTCATTGTTCAAACAtccatgtcctctgtgttgtCACATGGATGGGTCTCTAGAGGACATGGATTCTGTTTGCTTGATTGGGCTTGAAGGTCTGTCACTCAGCACAATTACTTagtaaaaatcatttgaaaactaACCATGTTGAAAGGCAATTTTTCCACATAGGACCCTCATCTGTTAACACAGCATAATTTACAGGGTTgtagaatcactatgttgtacccttgaaactaatataacattgtgtgtcaagctatactaaaaaaaaaaaaatcctccaccCTGCAGcatataaatgctttattttacagGTTCTCTTTAGCTTTtgggaaaagaatgaatattttaagtaGTGAAGTTCTGGATACTTTTTATAACACTCAACAAGataataaaaactgatttttatctaaaaaaatatCCTCACATATTGATGAGGTTGcatccagttttctttttaattttcttaagctCCTTTCAGATACAGATTGTAAAGCAAAAACCCTCAATTAAGAGATAATTGATAATGAGAAGCCTCGCAGACCATCCTCCCCACACATGGTCTGAATTCCCTTAGGGAATGGCTAAGAGCCTGGGTTCTGGAGCCTACATTTCATCTCCAACACTTTGCTAGCTGGGCAAACATTGGGCAAGTTACAGAACCTCTCTGGAAACATAAACGTCATTTGCAAAATGGAGCTATCTCatagggctctttttttttttttttcttttaaagattttatttatttatttgacagacagagatggcaagtaggcagagagacaggcagagagaggggaagggaagcaggctccctggtgagcagagagcctgacgcagggctcaatcccaggaccctgggatcatgacctgagccgaaggcagaggctttaacccactgagccacccaggagctcccataGGGCTCTtttgatgattaaataaaatccagataaaatacatttatcacATTGTTTAACACATAGTTCAGGCTCACATATCACCGTTCActgcattttttaatttggaattcaTTTGCTGACATGTGTCATTTTTCCAAGGGCAAACTGATTAGCCTGCCCACTCAAATTATAAACTCCAAAAGGCAAAAATGCacttaatataacatttttaaaaatgttttaaatataggGGCACCTATATTTAATATACCAGAGGAATATTGTGGCTGTGTTGCATTCCTCTGGTAGTCTGCTCTTCCTACCCAATGGTGTTAACAGATGACCCCCGGGCCACACTATGCCTTAACCCAGCAAGCAGGCAAATATCCCTAGAGATCTCCTAGGAAAAAATACCATGGTTTTAGCCCAAGGAGCCTTCCTGATAACTCCTACTATTAGCGGGTCTGTTTTGATCTAATCTAAATGTGTTGTGCACCATTTTCAACTGAGATCTCTTTCTGGACAAGGTGGGCAGTGGGGGGCACACTACAGGGGAAAAAGACTGGATTCACGAAAGTACACGATGTGACACAAAGCAAGGTGGCTGGGGTGGAGGGTGTGTGGGGGAGGATAACAGGGAATGGAGCTAGAGGTGGGGAAGAGTAGAGGTAGGAACTGGAACTTTCTGCTGGAGGCACTGGGGAGCCCCCAGGGAGTTTGAAGTAGAGGAGTGACATCTGATTTGTGTTCAGGGGAACTCATGTTAGCAGAATGAGAACAGATGGGAAAGGGTTCTAACTAGAGACAGTGGGGCTCAAATCAAAATAATCTGTCAGAGAAGTGATTAGAGTCTGTACCACAGTAGATCCAGAGGGAAGCGGAGGGGCCCGGGAAAATTTGAGTAAGCAGAAGCCAGGGTCACAACTTGGTACTAATTGTCCAGAAGGTGGTGAAGAAAAGATCCTGGGGTAACTCTAAGACACTGTGTCCTGAACAAAGGTTTAAGGTTTTCTCCCCAAGagatattaaatttgaaaaataaaggtgaaaagaCTCCCCTGTGCAGGGAGGGAAGACACAGTCTTCCATAGTGCACCATCTCTCAGGGTCACATTACCTTAAGTTGTGGAACAGGGTAATTGTAGATGGTGCGGGGACACTTGAAATGGTGGCCTCTGTAGCCagaatgtttttcccttttccgTTTCTATCCTAATTAAGTCAGGATGAAAGCCTCAGTAAATCTGTAACACCCGTTAATCTCCTTCTGTGTGCGTGGGCACGTgcacaagagaaagagagagagagagaacacatgcaagTCAGCTCCAGAACAAGCCTAAGATTCAGAGCCTTATAGGACAGAACCAAGCAGCTCACAATGTTTTGGTTttccaagaaatatatatttagggtTACCCCTTTATTTAAGACACAGGATTCTGATGCCTAtctacatcattttttaaaagtttccttttgaaatgaaTGTATCTGAAGGGGGTTAGTGAGTTGGTTTAGGAAAAAACATTAAGTAAAACATGGTGCAGGAGATAAGCAAGTGTGACAAGAATCGTGGCACATAAAAGACTGAAGCTTGGGAAACAGTGTCCTGAGAAAGCCTATGGCTGGTTAGGAGGTAAACCCCAAATCAGAACAAATCTTCGACAAAACCCTCATTATAATTAAAGAAGACTCTTCTGGAAGGACAAGAAATCGCGCAGCATctagggtttgggtttttttttttttccttaatattttattttgaagtaatctcttcacccaatgtggggctcaaacacacAAACCCCGAATTGAGCAATTACGAATGAGGATGAATTTGGGTTTGGGGCTGAGGGCTCAGGTGGCAGTGGGGAATGATGGAGCTGAGCATATAGGAAGgaaaattctctcttcctgtcaaaagCCCTAAGTGTCCCCAGGGAAGAGATTTTTCCTTTAACTACAGCAAAAGGGGCTTAGGTATCTCCAAGGAACAGCATTGTTGCTTTTCCTGGCTCGTTTCTGCAATCAGCTGGGAGATAAAGTCTTCAGATTaaacttttccagaaaaaaaaaaaaaaaaacgtattgGAGGGAGGAAAATTAAGGGACATAAAGATGTAATTGTATGAGAGGCTGCTGTGAGCCTAGGAAGGTGGTGGCTTCCTGGTTGGTAGGGGGTTCTTCTAGGAACCCAAAGCCCTGGACCCCAATAATGGGAACAGCCATGCCTCCCTCCAGTAGGTGCTTCTTCCCCAGAGGGTAAAGAGTGTAaggtggaagggaagagagagggagagatagacaGAGGTGGCCGTTGTTGCTAACGTTACTCAAGAAAACATAAGCTTTTGAGAGAAACATCAGCAGAGAAGGTGAGAAGCTGCCGCAGAAGTCCTCGGTGCTCTTCCCATGAGCCTTTGTGTCCCCATAGGAAGTCTTTCCAGCTTGATCCATTTGTGGATGATTTCTTGCCCCACATAGTGTAGTTCCAAGTGAGAGGTCCTTCACTCACTGGcatttcagcttcattatttctattctagaggatttttctttgttccatttGAGGAAGGGTACCACTTTCCACCGTGTCCTGGAAGGCTGATTTGCAGACCGAAAGCTcaagacaaaagcaaagaaacagagtACTAACCTTCATTCTCTACCTCTCTGATTCTTATGCTTCTGCTCTGGGTTGGAGAAATCACGTGGTGAGGCAACAAACCCCATGCTCACAGAGGCCCCATTATTCAAACCACCAGATCGGATGGTATTTAACCAAAGCACCTCAAGATGCTAAAAACCCTAGGCTCTGAATTCTCAGTATTAGTActttgatgttttttattttttaaatattttttatttttttaaagattttatttttttatttatttgacacagagagagagatcacaagcaggcagagagaggaaagcaggctccctgctgagcagagagcctgatgcggggcttgatcccaggaccctgagatcatgacctgagctgaaggcagaggcttaagccactgagccactcagcgcccctaaagattttatttatttatgatagagagagatagcaagagagggaacacaaggagggggagctggagagggagaagcagggttcctgctgagaagggagcctgatgagggctcaattccaggaccctgggatcatgacctgagctgaacgcagacccccaaggactgagccactcaggtgcccctcggTCTTGGTACTTTTAAAGGGCAAACATCAAGGTGACTCTGGGTGAGAAGATAAAAGCTTCACGATGCAGGAAATGAGAACAGAGAGCCCTTTAAAGGTCAGCTGGCACAAAGAGACGAGGTCTTATCCTTACTCAGACAACCCAAAGCCACTATACTATTCTCAACTGAGAACCGCTACCACCAACAACCAGAAAAGAAGAGTCACTCTAGGGCTAGCTGTGTCCCATCAGTGGAAAGCCAGCTCCTGGCTCAACACAGGGCCTTATCAGAGGGTATTAAGGTTAGAGACTCGAGAGAGGGAGTCAGTCTCTGCTCTGCTAGCTGACCAGTCCTAGGCAAACCACTGACCCTTGTCTGGgcctctgtttttgttgttgttgttgttttgttttgtttttgtttttgtttttaagactttattcatttatttgactgagagagtgagagagggacagagggagaagcaggctccctgctgagcagggctggatctcaggactctgggatcgtgacagaagccaaaggcagccgcttaaccaactgagccacttaggcaccccatgtttttaaagttatttaagtaatctctacacccaccacaGGGCttaactcacaactccaagatcaagagttgcaaacTCTACGGACTGAGTCGgtccaccaggtgccccaatctgtacactttatttatgtatttttttctttttaaagctttatttgtttatttgagagacagagaaatagaaggagagtggggggagggggagggaaagagagtcttttttttttttaaagattttatttatttatttgacagatcacaagtaggcagagaggcaggtagagagagaaggggaagcaggctccccgctgagtagagagccccacgtggggctcgatcccaggaccctgagatcatgacctgagctgaaggcagaggtttaacccactgggccacccaggtgaaAGAGAGtctttaagcaggctccctgccaagggaataggcccatgtggggctctatcccaagaactggctgggatcatgaccagagctgaaatccagagttggtttctcaaccaactgagccacccaggggtcacCCGATCCGTATactttaaataagtgaatttaatagtatgtaaattataactCAACAAAGCAGTTAAGAAAAAGACGTATCCTTTTTTTTACATGGTTAAGACTGTGGTTAGGGTGCATATTTAGGTGCTAAAACTCTAAAGAGATTCAAGGAAGTGATTACTGTAAAAGTCAGATTCCTTTCAGGTAGAAGCAGGGTTATAGGACTGAGAAAAGGCACATGAAGGAACTTCTACCAGGGCATAGGAAGGTTTTATTTCTTGACCTGAGGGGTAGTTAATAGGGGTGTTCAGAATAGGATAATTCATTATATTCCACATGTGTTTTATGGAGTTTTCTGTATCTGTTCTGTTATGTAATAAAATGGTTTGTAAAAACAGGGGAATTGAGTATGAAATGACATGCAGTGCTGGCCACACTGTGAGGGGCCCCCCATGCCCCCCCACCTCCTGGTATTCCTCCCCTTCCCTAATCCCTCCCTGTCGAGTGGGCATGAGCAGGACCTGTGGCATGTTTCTAACCAACAGAATAAGGCAAAAGCCACCGGATGTATGTGAGTATGTTTGTGTGATTACATTATACAAGACCTAATGTTCATTGGGCTAGCTGTCCGTGTGGCAGCTCACAGGGCACTGAACGCCACCAACAACCATGTGAGTTTGGAAGAAGAGCCTTCCCCACTTGAGCTACAGATGCCACCATGGCCCTGGGTCACCCCTTGACTGCAGCTGGTGAGGCTGGTCGTCAAACTGTGGCTGGTGCACAGGAACTGGGCTAATAGCCACGTGCTGTTTGAAACCACTGCATTTGTGGTAGTAGTATTCCACGGCAATGGATAACCTGCCCCCATGTTGGGGGGTTGGTCCCTAAAACCACTTCCAGGTTCAGCAATTCCCTAGAAGGACCCAAAGAGCTCAACAAAGCCATTGTAGTTTTGGCTACAGTTTATTACAGTAaaaggatacagattaaaatcagcgGGAGAAAAAGGCACATGGGACACCGGCCAAGAGACACCTACTCTCCTTCCCGGTGGAGTCACAAGGACAATGTGAATTCTCCTAGTGACAATGTGTGACAGTGTACAAGGGGACTCCCAACCAGGGAAGATCCCCCCAGCCTTGGTGCCCAAGGCTTTTCCCAGGGGTCGGTCACAGGGGCAGGCCTTAGTCTCCAGCCCCTCCAGAGGTCAAGCTGATACCTCCTGGCCCAAGGCCACGGGTAAACAAAAACACTTTTATCAGCCAGGATACCCCAAGGGCTTACGGGTTGCCTCCCAGGAGCCAGTCAAGGGCCCATGCTCTCCCAGGAATGTGCAGTCTGCCCATCCCAGGCCTGCAATTAGCCATTTGCTGCACACCCATTAATTCCAGAAATGGGACTGTTGTCAAGGGCCTGGTTTGAAAGGCCAGGACCACCAGGTTCTGACATCCAGGGAAACTTTACACATTTACTGGCCTTATAGTCAGAGAGTTTCCAGGATTTAAGCCATAGAGCCAAAAGGCGGGGTGCAGAGGAGAGGAGGCTGGGACCGGGCACTCATATATAAGCTTCTCCTGATTAGCCACTGAATAGAAGGCAAGTTTCCCCTCCTCCAGGTCCAGCCAGACGCCCACCACCATAGGTCTGTCTGAGCCGAGGACAGTCTCCTCGACCATGTGCCATGCAGAGAGCTGGCCCGTCCCCTTCCACTCTATACAGCAGGAGTCGCTGGTCCTTCCCAGGATCTGGGTACGCTTCATCCCCCAGGAAGCCACCCCAACTGCCCAGTGGCTGCAACGCTGAGTGTCCACTTCCCAGTACTGTCGCCCAGAAGAAAAGGCCTGGGAGCATAAGGCCTGGCAGGTCACAAACCTCTCATGACTCCAGAGATGGGTCTGTGGGCAGTGAGACACAGTCACCGCCAGGCCATCCTTGGACACCTTTAAGCTGCAGGAGTGGCTGCGAAGGTCAAAGGTCAGACTGATGGCCCCTGAGGGAAAGAACAAGGATAGGACGGGCTcgctttaaaagtaaaaagcagCTTTGGgcttttgggggtttttttgttttgtttttaaagattttatttatttatttgagagacagccagagtaggagcagggggagaggtaaggggaggggagaggtacagagggaggcagactcccctctgTATAGGGACCTTGATgtaggggctccatcccagaaccctgggatcctgacctgagttgaaagcagtcacttagttgactgagccacccaggcactccacaaaAAGGCAGCTTTGTACCTTTGGGTGTGATAAAGTTTTACTCACACTGGCATTAAAACTGGCAGGTCCACTTGCAGTTTTCCGTACACAGCCCTGGTGCTGTTCTCATCAGGATACCCTTTTTCCATCTTAAGATTTACTTCCCCATTAGGCCTCTTTCAGGAAGCTGTCTCGGAATCCCACTCAGCTTAGCCTGGAATTTGGGAGTCTTCGATTCCCTTTGTCTTGGTAATCAGATCCCCTCAGGAGCCAAGGAACAGAcccagcagcagggagggggacTGGTAGGCCCAGCCTAAGTGTCCGCAGCCCACATACTTACACTGAGCAAACCTGGAGGCCCTCTCAGGAGCTGGGTGGCTCTGGCCAGGCAGCGGGCATGAAGCAGAATGGGGAGCTTCCTGGAGTTCCACTAAGTGTTTCAGAAAATCGGGAAGGGGAAAAAGTGGcatcaaaagaacaaataaataaataaacaaacaaaaagcaaatacaagGGTACCCGAACGTCATGGTCAGGGAACACGGCTTGTCTGCTTCATCAAATTTCCTCACACATTTTTTTAGGGGCAGACTTTGATCAGGCACAACTCCCTTCTCAGGTAAGTGCAGACTCATGTTCtcaccatactttttttttttttaactgcctgTTTCCCCCCGGAAGCTCTAACCTCCTTGCCGGTAGAGACCTTGCTCATATTTATGTTCTAAGCACTCAGCAGAGTGCCAGCTACATAGGAAGTAAGTGTGAGGTgcctatctatcaaataaattacaGTTCCAGGGGATCACAGCACCCTAACACCCAGAATACCCACGACCACCGCCGTGCCCCCTCCATCAGTGCTTTAATTAAACTGTTAGCTTCCATAAGTAAATTCTGAATGGGCACTCAAGAAACTAATACAAACGGTTAACTGAGACAGGGCAATAGGAAAATGGGACAAGGGTGGGAAAGAGACCTTCACTGTATgcttttatattgttttgatttctgaatttaaattttcttttttttttttaagattttatttatttatttgtgtgagagagagaaagacaagagcaTGTGTACAAGCAGggtgtggggcaggcagagggagaagcaggcttcctgctgagcgagGAGTCCAATGAGGGACCAGATcctaggtccctgggatcatgacctgagccgaaggcagctgcttaaccagctgagccNNNNNNNNNNNNNNNNNNNNNNNNNNNNNNNNNNNNNNNNNNNNNNNNNNNNNNNNNNNNNNNNNNNNNNNNNNNNNNNNNNNNNNNNNNNNNNNNNNNNNNNNNNNNNNNNNNNNNNNNNNNNNNNNNNNNNNNNNNNNNNNNNNNNNNNNNNNNNNNNNNNNNNNNNNNNNNNNNNNNNNNNNNNNNNNNNNNNNNNNNNNNNNNNNNNNNNNNNNNNNNNNNNNNNNNNNNNNNNNNNNNNNNNNNNNNNNNNNNNNNNNNNNNNNNNNNNNNNNNNNNNNNNNNNNNNNNNNNNNNNNNNNNNNNNNNNNNNNNNNNNNNNNNNNNNNNNNNNNNNNNNNNNNNNNNNNNNNNNNNNNNNNNNNNNNNNNNNNNNNNNNNNNNNNNNNNNNNNNNNtatatatattatatatatatattatatatatacacaatggaatactatgcagccatcaagaaccctcgaaatcttgccatctgcaataacatggttggaactagagggtattatgctaagtgaaataagtcaaccagagaaagacaattattgatctctctgatatgaggaatttgagagacagggtggggggttgtggtggggagggagggaaaaaaatgaaccaagatgGATCAGGAGGgggacaaactataagagactcttaatctcaggaaacaaactgagggttgctgggggttggggggcagggttaggatggctgggttatgaacattggggagggtatgtgctatggtgagtgctgtgaattgtataagactgatgattcacagacctgtacccctggggcaaataatacattataagctaattaaaaaaaaaacaaacccacaaagcCATTTGTCATTGTTTTGGTCATTTCCTCCAACTTCCATActtaatcctttctttttttttttaagacttttttttttatttatttgagagaatgagagagagaagaagagaaggcaggtagggtcagagggagaagcagactccctgttgaacagggagcccgatgcgctactcgatcctaggactccaggatcatggcctgagctgaagacagttgctttaccaactgagccacccaggtgccccaatcctcTTTCACCCAGTAAACTCACCCTGCATCTGTTCTTCGAGGGGCTCTTTCCATGTGAGGTTTTCCCGTAATTTTTTCTGGATTTCTTCTAGGTCATGCAGAATGtctcttgtttttctctcagGTGTATTGGAAGTCATTGGTTTTGAAGAAGCCAAGGAAAGGTCCATCTCACCAGAAGAAGACTATTGATCgatcattaaaaacaaattaaataattagtCTCCTAAGTTGTGCATCAAATAATATATTCTAATTATGCCATCTATAATTTTCTACTTcctcacagatttttaaaaacataattaggTCCTCAAACTATATGCCTTGAAAGCAATTTGGAAGAACACATCATGcaggaaaaatattaaaggggttGTAATTTCTGCATGGTAGGGTTACGGAAgatgttcctttgttttctttgaactGCTAtgcattttctagtattttctataatgaatatAGATTTCTTAGGTAATATccaaaaaagtagtaaaatttgCAAGCCCATCCTTTAGGGGCTTTACAgaataaataatacagagaatCACTAAGATCAGCTATAGAGGCCAAAATAATCTTCCCCAGAAGGTTATAATTCTATTACCTCTCCTCTCAAGAGCCCGCATAGATATCCAGCTGGGCATCCAGGCTCTCCCAGCTCTCTGGGGCTGCCAACACATGCTCCCTGACTTTCTTTAACCCCGGGTCCTGTTATTCCCCAACAGAGCCTCTCATCTGCTCCCACCTTGCCACTTTTGGTCCCTGACATTCTTTCCCAACTCTGCATACTCAATTTTCCACTCTTCTTACCAAGAGTAAAGTAGCAGGCATCACGGATAGAGGACTTCCTGTGgcttacgttttttttttttttttaagattttatttatttatttgacagagagagagatcacaagtaggcagagaggcaggcagagagacagggggaagcaggctctccactgagcagagagcccaatacggggctcgatccatcccaggaccctgggatcatgacctgaaccgaaggcagaggc from Mustela nigripes isolate SB6536 chromosome 16, MUSNIG.SB6536, whole genome shotgun sequence includes these protein-coding regions:
- the RNF135 gene encoding E3 ubiquitin-protein ligase RNF135 isoform X2 yields the protein MAGVDPGLAVPVWLAEDDLGCIICQGLLTKPATLPCGHSFCRDCLKGLWAAGSASPPRSCPTCRESTPAPLHLRKNTLLQELVDKYSRALRELGAGPDLGPAPGPAQGRALGLAPAPATPRGTAQLPAAAQKRIIEVVRELAELAEELVDIVKRLQSQRDVPESGPDNDRSTLSTSMSSSGEMDLSLASSKPMTSNTPERKTRDILHDLEEIQKKLRENLTWKEPLEEQMQGAISLTFDLRSHSCSLKVSKDGLAVTVSHCPQTHLWSHERFVTCQALCSQAFSSGRQYWEVDTQRCSHWAVGVASWGMKRTQILGRTSDSCCIEWKGTGQLSAWHMVEETVLGSDRPMVVGVWLDLEEGKLAFYSVANQEKLIYECPVPASSPLHPAFWLYGLNPGNSLTIRPVNV
- the RNF135 gene encoding E3 ubiquitin-protein ligase RNF135 isoform X1, coding for MAGVDPGLAVPVWLAEDDLGCIICQGLLTKPATLPCGHSFCRDCLKGLWAAGSASPPRSCPTCRESTPAPLHLRKNTLLQELVDKYSRALRELGAGPDLGPAPGPAQGRALGLAPAPATPRGTAQLPAAAQKRIIEVVRELAELAEELVDIVKRLQSQRDVPESGPDNDRSTLSTSMSSSGEMDLSLASSKPMTSNTPERKTRDILHDLEEIQKKLRENLTWKEPLEEQMQVELQEAPHSASCPLPGQSHPAPERASRFAQWAISLTFDLRSHSCSLKVSKDGLAVTVSHCPQTHLWSHERFVTCQALCSQAFSSGRQYWEVDTQRCSHWAVGVASWGMKRTQILGRTSDSCCIEWKGTGQLSAWHMVEETVLGSDRPMVVGVWLDLEEGKLAFYSVANQEKLIYECPVPASSPLHPAFWLYGLNPGNSLTIRPVNV